One part of the Magallana gigas chromosome 5, xbMagGiga1.1, whole genome shotgun sequence genome encodes these proteins:
- the LOC136275604 gene encoding uncharacterized protein: protein MVSGRQAFDFVVSSIQSGEQIYLPSIIECDDIPVSYEEIPIPAVVKPYKHLSDLESEIPPIDDKAEVILIGRDVPSAHHVLEQKIDKPNLPFAQRLPLGWAVIGECCLGRVHRPQHVVVNKTQISPSGRGTHFTPCSSNLRISTYQDDTDIQCSCENGIQLSQIFERTKDDNIPGMSIEDREFLEIMKEKCHKDEKGHWSAPLPFKLNRNRLPNNREQALKRTYSLLKTFKRDPVKMNLAIKFMENVFDNGFAEEAPEVQQGEECWYFPIFPVFHPKKPNKIRMVFDSSAIYQGHSLNSSLLQGPDLTNNLLGVLLRFHKERFAITGDIEQMFHMFHIDEEHRNFVRFICFRDNDPTKSLQDYRMCVHLFGNSPSPAVATYCLHKCVEEPCDSDVKYYVTRNFYVDDGLSSYDTDNEALDILLRTQEILRDRGKIRFHKFASNSQIVMDALPPEDRAKDLSDVHLDLHTTPAQSSLGLIWILSLDAFIFSTDLKDVPETKRGVLSCLHSLYDPIGFLSPVILAGKFIFRDITQLQLEWDDPLLRDIILRWR from the coding sequence ATGGTCTCCGGGAGACAAGCCTTTGATTTCGTTGTATCTTCAATACAGAGTGGCGAACAAATATACTTACCATCAATTATTGAATGTGATGACATCCCTGTTTCATACGAGGAGATTCCAATCCCAGCTGTAGTTAAACCATACAAACATTTATCAGACTTGGAGTCTGAGATCCCACCAATAGACGATAAAGCAGAAGTGATTCTTATTGGACGGGATGTTCCCAGTGCTCATCATGTGCTGGAACAAAAGATTGATAAACCAAACCTACCTTTCGCACAGCGACTTCCCTTAGGCTGGGCCGTTATAGGAGAATGTTGCCTAGGTAGAGTACACAGACCTCAACATGTGGTTGTGAACAAGACTCAGATTTCACCTTCTGGACGAGGAACTCATTTTACCCCATGTTCATCAAATCTGAGAATCTCAACATATCAAGATGATACAGACATTCAGTGTTCATGTGAGAATGGAATTCAGCTTTCTCAGATCTTTGAACGCACCAAAGACGATAACATTCCAGGAATGTCAATCGAGGACAGAGAATTCTTAGAAATCATGAAGGAAAAGTGTCATAAAGATGAGAAAGGACATTGGTCAGCTCCGTTACCATTCAAATTAAACAGAAATAGACTACCTAACAACAGAGAACAAGCGTTGAAAAGGACTTATTCACTACTGAAAACTTTTAAGCGTGATCCTGTGAAAATGAACTTAGCCATAAAGTTTATGGAAAATGTGTTTGATAATGGATTTGCAGAGGAAGCTCCAGAGGTCCAACAGGGAGAAGAATGTTGGTATTTTCCCATATTTCCAGTATTCCATCCAAAAAAGCCCAACAAGATCCGTATGGTTTTTGACTCTTCAGCCATTTATCAAGGACATTCATTGAACTCTTCCTTACTTCAAGGACCGGATCTTACTAACAATCTACTCGGCGTACTTTTGCGTTTTCATAAGGAGCGTTTCGCCATCACTGGAGATATAGAACAGAtgtttcatatgtttcacattgATGAAGAACACAGAAATTTCGTTCGTTTCATATGTTTTAGAGACAATGATCCTACCAAGTCTCTTCAAGACTACAGAATGTGTGTACATCTATTCGGGAATTCACCGTCACCCGCTGTCGCCACATATTGTCTCCACAAATGTGTAGAAGAACCTTGTGATAGTGATGTGAAATATTATGTTACAAGAAACTTCTATGTTGATGATGGACTGTCGTCTTACGATACAGACAATGAAGCtttagatattttgttaagaacacAGGAAATTCTAAGAGATAGAGGCAAAATTAGATTTCACAAATTTGCCTCCAACAGCCAAATTGTTATGGATGCTTTACCACCAGAGGATAGAGCAAAGGATTTAAGCGATGTACATTTAGATCTACATACAACTCCTGCACAGAGTAGTTTGGGCTTAATCTGGATTTTATCACTAGATGCTTTTATCTTCTCAACAGATCTCAAAGATGTACCAGAAACAAAGCGTGGTGTGCTATCTTGTTTACATAGCCTGTACGATCCTATAGGATTCCTGTCACCTGTCATTTTGGctggaaaatttatttttcgtGACATTACACAGTTACAACTCGAATGGGATGATCCTCTTCTTAGAGACATAATCCTGCGTTGGCGGTAA
- the LOC136275605 gene encoding uncharacterized protein translates to MEKIVIKSVQLEAYGQDIERLKEHKPVTKGSPLQKLDPYLDNEGLLRVGGRILTGDVLAGSNGPIIVPKKSHVARLLIKHHHQKCKHQGRHLTEGAVRSAGYWVMGAKRLISSLLNSCVICKKLRRKLETQKMGNIPDFRCKPSPPFTYVGVDTFGPWEVAARKTRGGVANAKRWAILFTCLTSRAVQIELVDEMTSSAFINSLRRFVAMRGKVTEFYSDRGTNFVGSTDALNINAIIIESPTLKKYMVENGSTWIFNPPHASHMGEMWEKIIGTARRILNAIIMESKKPLTHDVLNTFMYEVCAIINSRPLANVSVDPTQPSVLSPSVLLTQKTEVDYGPFQAVDVKDMYRSSWKHTQLLANQF, encoded by the coding sequence ATGGAGAAGATTGTTATCAAAAGTGTACAGCTTGAAGCTTATGGACAGGATATAGAAAGACTTAAGGAGCACAAACCAGTCACCAAAGGTAGTCCGCTACAAAAACTGGACCCTTATCTGGATAACGAAGGTCTGCTACGTGTAGGAGGCAGAATTCTCACCGGAGATGTACTGGCTGGATCCAACGGACCTATTATTGTTCCGAAAAAGTCGCATGTAGCAAGATTGCTTATAAAGCACCATCATCAGAAATGTAAACATCAGGGACGTCATCTCACTGAAGGTGCTGTGAGATCCGCAGGTTACTGGGTAATGGGTGCCAAGAGActtatttcatcattattaaACTCGTGTGTAATTTGTAAAAAGTTACGACGTAAACTTGAAACACAGAAAATGGGTAATATACCTGATTTTCGATGCAAGCCATCACCACCGTTCACATATGTGGGAGTAGACACCTTTGGGCCCTGGGAGGTGGCAGCTAGAAAAACTAGAGGAGGAGTTGCTAATGCTAAAAGATGGGCAATCTTATTTACATGTTTGACGAGCAGAGCAGTACAAATAGAGCTGGTGGACGAGATGACATCCAGTGCCTTTATCAATTCCCTCAGGCGTTTTGTAGCAATGCGCGGTAAAGTCACTGAGTTTTATTCAGATAGAGGAACTAATTTTGTTGGGAGTACAGATGCACTTAACATCAATGCAATCATTATAGAATCTCCAACCCTGAAGAAGTATATGGTGGAAAATGGCTCTACTTGGATATTTAACCCACCACATGCATCCCATATGGGAGAGATGTGGGAAAAAATCATTGGAACAGCGCGCAGAATTCTTAATGCTATCATCATGGAGTCAAAGAAACCACTTACACATGATGTTTTGAATACATTTATGTATGAAGTTTGTGCTATTATCAACAGTCGACCATTAGCGAACGTGTCGGTAGATCCAACACAGCCATCAGTTCTTTCCCCTTCAGTATTGCTGACACAAAAGACTGAAGTTGATTATGGACCATTTCAAGCAGTTGATGTGAAGGACATGTACAGATCATCATGGAAACACACACAACTATTAGCCAACCAGTTCTGA